A genomic window from Halorussus rarus includes:
- a CDS encoding cupin domain-containing protein: MEKVNLDDGFDSFDEQWAPRLAAELNGQAVKLAKLEGEFVWHRHDEADELFLVRRGRLRIEFEDRDDVTLDEGELLVVPAGVEHRPVADEGEAEVLLFEPTETTNTGNVESEATQEEVERL, translated from the coding sequence ATGGAGAAGGTGAACCTCGACGACGGGTTCGACTCGTTCGACGAGCAGTGGGCGCCCCGGCTCGCGGCGGAGCTCAACGGGCAGGCGGTCAAGCTCGCCAAACTGGAGGGCGAGTTCGTCTGGCACCGTCACGACGAGGCCGACGAACTCTTCCTGGTCCGGCGCGGCCGGCTCCGCATCGAGTTCGAGGACCGGGACGACGTGACGCTGGACGAGGGAGAGCTGCTGGTGGTACCGGCGGGCGTCGAGCACCGGCCGGTCGCCGACGAGGGCGAGGCCGAGGTGCTGCTGTTCGAGCCGACCGAGACGACGAACACGGGGAACGTCGAGAGCGAGGCGACCCAGGAGGAGGTCGAGCGGCTCTAA
- the twy1 gene encoding 4-demethylwyosine synthase TYW1, protein MSDSGPKQVDSPEYHHENHTAAQTCGWTANAMRGEGKCYKNIFYGIESHRCIQMTPVVKCNERCVFCWRDHAGHAYELGDVEWDDPEAVVDASIDLQRKLLSGFGGNDEVPRERFEESMEPRHVAISLDGEPTLYPYLPELIEAFHDRDITTFLVSNGTRPEVIRDCDPTQLYVSVDAPERATFDEVVKAMEDDAWEKLVDTMDVLAEKDETRTVLRTTLVGGQNVHSPDWYAGFYRRADPDFVELKSYMHVGESRDRVARESMLDHEDVVDFAERIQAHMPDHEHLKEVPVSRVALLSKTDDTWVPKLRKDSEFWARDPMTGD, encoded by the coding sequence ATGAGCGATTCCGGACCGAAGCAGGTGGACTCTCCCGAGTACCACCACGAGAACCACACCGCCGCCCAGACCTGCGGGTGGACCGCCAACGCCATGCGCGGCGAGGGGAAGTGTTATAAAAATATTTTCTACGGCATCGAGTCCCACCGCTGCATCCAGATGACGCCCGTGGTCAAGTGCAACGAGCGGTGCGTCTTCTGCTGGCGGGACCACGCCGGCCACGCCTACGAGCTGGGCGACGTCGAGTGGGACGACCCCGAGGCGGTCGTCGACGCCAGCATCGACCTCCAGCGCAAGCTGCTGTCGGGGTTCGGCGGCAACGACGAGGTGCCCCGCGAGCGCTTCGAGGAGTCGATGGAGCCCCGCCACGTCGCCATCAGCCTCGACGGCGAGCCCACCCTCTACCCCTACCTGCCGGAACTCATCGAGGCGTTCCACGACCGCGACATCACCACCTTCCTCGTCTCGAACGGGACCCGGCCGGAGGTCATCCGGGACTGCGACCCGACGCAGCTCTACGTCAGCGTCGACGCGCCCGAGCGGGCCACCTTCGACGAGGTGGTGAAGGCGATGGAGGACGACGCCTGGGAGAAGCTGGTCGACACGATGGACGTGCTCGCCGAGAAGGACGAGACCCGGACGGTGCTCCGCACCACGCTGGTCGGCGGCCAGAACGTCCACTCGCCCGACTGGTACGCCGGGTTCTACCGGCGCGCCGACCCCGACTTCGTGGAGCTCAAGTCCTACATGCACGTCGGCGAGTCCCGCGACCGCGTCGCCAGGGAGTCGATGCTCGACCACGAGGACGTCGTCGACTTCGCCGAGCGGATCCAGGCGCACATGCCCGACCACGAGCACCTCAAGGAGGTGCCGGTCTCGCGGGTCGCGCTGCTGTCGAAGACCGACGACACCTGGGTGCCGAAGCTGCGGAAGGACAGCGAGTTCTGGGCGCGGGACCCGATGACCGGGGACTGA
- a CDS encoding ABC transporter substrate-binding protein produces MPRNWDDSGDESATTSGNDRRTFLKATGAAGALGLTAGCIGGFGGGSGGTATINILTWEEYADLKEDIESRLDVNVKFTKSTSSSKMFSSWNSGQNAQYDIAVPNNNYVPKMMDAGLVDTVPEDVVSNYSDVYDVFQGFADNQFTDGGNMYGVPIRFGWYGYSYDSREVEDHEASYAKLFSDEYEGDIIMYDNHFKAMSAAALYLGMRDAFEGQKVTLSEDQIAEVKQTMIDQKPLLQGYIAADPTYIKSLKQGNFVIGQSGRNEIVEMWANGTDWPEMAAPKEGSLAWFESAVVSKESENKELAWKVVNEFIAPKLGAKLGKVGYSPSANPSTQDHLSDEENEMYGSVDPSRLEQMIPFKAVENEDAWIKAWEEIKTA; encoded by the coding sequence ATGCCCAGGAACTGGGACGACAGCGGAGACGAATCGGCGACGACGAGCGGTAACGACCGTCGGACGTTCCTCAAGGCGACGGGCGCCGCCGGCGCGCTCGGACTCACCGCGGGGTGCATCGGCGGCTTCGGCGGCGGGAGCGGCGGCACCGCGACCATCAACATCCTGACGTGGGAGGAGTACGCCGACCTCAAGGAGGACATCGAGAGCCGGCTCGACGTGAACGTCAAGTTCACGAAGTCGACCTCCTCCTCGAAGATGTTCTCGTCGTGGAACTCCGGGCAGAACGCCCAGTACGACATCGCGGTCCCGAACAACAACTACGTCCCGAAGATGATGGACGCCGGGCTCGTCGACACTGTGCCCGAGGACGTCGTCTCGAACTACAGCGACGTCTACGACGTGTTCCAGGGCTTCGCCGACAACCAGTTCACCGACGGCGGGAACATGTACGGCGTCCCGATCCGGTTCGGCTGGTACGGCTACTCCTACGACTCCCGGGAGGTCGAGGACCACGAAGCCAGCTACGCGAAGCTGTTCTCCGACGAGTACGAGGGCGACATCATCATGTACGACAACCACTTCAAGGCGATGAGCGCCGCGGCGCTCTACCTGGGGATGCGCGACGCGTTCGAGGGCCAGAAGGTCACCCTCTCGGAGGACCAGATCGCCGAGGTCAAGCAGACGATGATCGACCAGAAGCCCCTGCTCCAGGGGTACATCGCCGCCGACCCGACCTACATCAAGTCGCTCAAGCAGGGCAACTTCGTCATCGGCCAGTCGGGCCGCAACGAGATCGTCGAGATGTGGGCCAACGGCACCGACTGGCCCGAGATGGCCGCCCCGAAGGAGGGGTCGCTGGCGTGGTTCGAGTCTGCCGTCGTCTCGAAGGAGTCCGAGAACAAGGAGCTGGCCTGGAAGGTCGTCAACGAGTTCATCGCGCCGAAGCTCGGCGCGAAGCTCGGCAAGGTCGGCTACTCGCCCAGCGCCAACCCCAGCACCCAGGACCACCTCAGCGACGAGGAGAACGAGATGTACGGCTCGGTCGACCCCTCGCGCCTCGAGCAGATGATCCCGTTCAAGGCCGTCGAGAACGAGGATGCCTGGATCAAGGCGTGGGAGGAGATCAAGACCGCGTAA
- a CDS encoding fatty acid--CoA ligase, giving the protein MHPTIGDTLEQTVERHPDRDAIVYPRRDQRWTYAEFDERVNRLTNALADLGVEKGDRVATVLYNGSEMAVTVYACAKLGAVFTPLNYRLSADEVEFIVNDAGAHTLLFESATRDAVEGAKPELATVENYVAIDGETPDYADDFYALLDEGSSDAPTADVAEDDVYAFIYTSGTTGRPKGVVHEHRDMVEHNLLCIGELNITRHDTGLTILPMYHCAELHAMLFSRVARGATNVIHHEFEAAEALRAIEDHGVTLLFAAPTVWNALAQGAKETDVDVSSLRVGLYGAAPMPEQVLEDCMDQLCEDYVQAYGMTEIGPCGVFQPPEDQLSKQGCAGLPALNHSVRVVEPDADPTETVERGEVGEILIAGPCTMREYWNRPEATAESLREADGAEWYYTGDLGYRDEDGYLWVVDRKDDMIISGGENVYPTEVEDALFSHPDVAEAAVVGEPDDEWGERVVAYVVGDASRDELDRYLTEGDALADFKRPRDYYFVEELPKNPSGKVQKFKLRDDDA; this is encoded by the coding sequence ATGCATCCGACGATAGGTGACACCCTGGAACAGACCGTCGAACGTCACCCCGACCGCGACGCCATCGTCTACCCGCGGCGGGACCAGCGGTGGACCTACGCCGAGTTCGACGAGCGGGTCAACCGGCTCACGAACGCGCTCGCCGACCTCGGCGTCGAGAAGGGCGACCGGGTCGCGACGGTGCTGTACAACGGCTCGGAGATGGCGGTGACCGTCTACGCGTGCGCGAAGCTCGGCGCCGTGTTCACGCCGCTGAACTACCGGCTGTCCGCCGACGAGGTCGAGTTCATCGTGAACGACGCCGGGGCCCACACCCTCCTCTTCGAGTCCGCGACCCGCGACGCGGTCGAGGGCGCGAAGCCCGAGCTGGCGACCGTCGAGAACTACGTGGCCATCGACGGGGAGACGCCCGACTACGCCGACGACTTCTACGCGCTGCTCGACGAGGGGAGCTCCGACGCGCCGACGGCGGACGTCGCGGAGGACGACGTCTACGCGTTCATCTACACCTCGGGGACGACGGGGCGACCGAAGGGCGTCGTCCACGAGCACCGCGACATGGTCGAGCACAACCTGCTGTGCATCGGCGAGCTGAACATCACGCGCCACGACACCGGGCTCACCATCCTTCCGATGTACCACTGCGCCGAGCTCCACGCGATGCTGTTCAGCCGCGTGGCCCGCGGCGCGACGAACGTCATCCACCACGAGTTCGAGGCGGCGGAGGCGCTGCGGGCCATCGAGGACCACGGCGTCACCCTGCTGTTCGCCGCGCCGACGGTGTGGAACGCGCTCGCGCAGGGCGCCAAGGAGACGGACGTGGACGTCTCGTCGCTCCGGGTCGGGCTCTACGGCGCCGCGCCGATGCCCGAGCAGGTGCTCGAGGACTGCATGGACCAGCTCTGCGAGGACTACGTCCAGGCGTACGGCATGACCGAGATCGGCCCCTGCGGGGTGTTCCAGCCGCCCGAGGACCAGCTATCGAAGCAGGGCTGCGCGGGCCTGCCCGCGCTCAACCACTCGGTCCGGGTCGTCGAGCCCGACGCGGACCCGACCGAGACGGTCGAGCGCGGCGAGGTCGGCGAGATCCTCATCGCCGGGCCGTGCACGATGCGGGAGTACTGGAACCGCCCGGAGGCGACCGCCGAGTCGCTCCGCGAGGCCGACGGCGCGGAGTGGTACTACACCGGCGACCTGGGCTACCGCGACGAGGACGGCTACCTGTGGGTCGTCGACCGGAAAGACGACATGATCATCTCGGGCGGCGAGAACGTCTACCCGACCGAGGTCGAGGACGCGCTGTTCTCGCACCCGGACGTGGCCGAGGCCGCGGTCGTCGGCGAGCCCGACGACGAGTGGGGCGAGCGCGTGGTCGCCTACGTCGTGGGCGACGCCTCCCGGGACGAGCTCGACCGCTACCTCACCGAGGGCGACGCGCTGGCCGACTTCAAGCGCCCCCGGGACTACTACTTCGTCGAGGAGCTGCCGAAGAACCCCAGCGGGAAGGTCCAGAAGTTCAAGCTCCGGGACGACGACGCGTAG
- the ribB gene encoding 3,4-dihydroxy-2-butanone-4-phosphate synthase: MSQAAAGVEAAVEAFREGSPVLVHDAADREGETDLIYPAGAVAPEDVSRMRNNAGGLVCVALADEVADAFGLPFLEDALDHPASAAHDLGYDERSSFSLPVNHRDTYTGITDEDRATTIAELAEAAADPDATDFAEEFRAPGHVHLLRAAPDLLADREGHTELGIALAAAADREPAVVVCEMLDDESGEALAPADARAYAERHGFPYLEGADLIERLG, translated from the coding sequence ATGAGCCAGGCCGCTGCGGGCGTCGAGGCCGCGGTCGAGGCGTTCCGCGAGGGGTCGCCCGTGCTGGTCCACGACGCCGCCGACCGCGAGGGCGAGACCGACCTCATCTACCCGGCGGGCGCGGTCGCCCCCGAGGACGTCTCGCGCATGCGCAACAACGCCGGCGGCCTCGTCTGCGTCGCGCTCGCAGACGAGGTGGCGGATGCCTTCGGACTTCCCTTCCTGGAGGACGCGCTCGACCACCCCGCGAGCGCGGCCCACGACCTGGGCTACGACGAGCGCTCGTCGTTCTCGCTCCCGGTCAACCACCGCGACACCTACACCGGCATCACCGACGAGGACCGCGCGACGACAATCGCGGAGTTAGCCGAGGCGGCCGCGGACCCCGACGCGACCGACTTCGCCGAGGAGTTCCGCGCGCCGGGCCACGTCCACCTGCTGCGGGCCGCCCCGGACCTGCTCGCCGACCGCGAGGGCCACACCGAACTCGGCATCGCGCTGGCCGCGGCCGCCGACCGCGAGCCCGCGGTCGTGGTCTGCGAGATGCTCGACGACGAGTCCGGCGAGGCGCTCGCGCCCGCCGACGCGCGCGCCTACGCCGAGCGCCACGGCTTCCCGTACCTGGAGGGCGCCGACCTCATCGAGCGCCTCGGCTGA
- a CDS encoding zinc-binding dehydrogenase, translating to MEAMVITDFGGTDVFERREVEKPTPGATEVLVRVHASSVNPVDTKIRQAGSWAGISPPTVIGYDVSGVVEAVGEEVTDFAEGDEVFYTPEIFGEQGSFAEYHVADESIVARKPENLSHSEAAALPLAAATAWEAIVTRGDVDAGETVLVHGAGGVGAHAVQIAAASGAQVVATASPETVEQTEEFGATRAIDYESEDFADVVESEFDEPVDLVFDTVGGGTLAESTGVVRPHGRLITILEPEGEWGSAYQKNLDVRMLFLERDRRPLDALRRLAERGHLEPVIDSVLPLAEVAKAHEMVEEGGLTGKVVLDVVGE from the coding sequence ATGGAAGCGATGGTCATCACTGACTTCGGCGGAACGGACGTCTTCGAGCGACGCGAGGTCGAGAAGCCGACTCCCGGGGCGACCGAGGTTCTCGTCCGCGTTCACGCCTCGTCGGTCAACCCCGTCGACACCAAGATCCGGCAGGCGGGGTCGTGGGCGGGCATCTCGCCGCCGACGGTGATCGGGTACGACGTCTCGGGCGTCGTCGAAGCCGTCGGCGAGGAGGTGACGGACTTCGCCGAGGGCGACGAGGTGTTCTACACCCCCGAGATATTCGGCGAGCAGGGGAGCTTCGCCGAGTACCACGTCGCCGACGAGTCGATCGTCGCGCGAAAGCCCGAGAACCTGTCGCACTCGGAGGCCGCGGCGCTCCCGCTCGCGGCCGCGACAGCCTGGGAGGCGATCGTCACCCGCGGCGACGTCGACGCGGGCGAGACCGTCCTCGTTCACGGTGCCGGCGGCGTCGGCGCGCACGCCGTCCAGATCGCGGCCGCGAGCGGCGCGCAGGTCGTCGCGACGGCGAGCCCCGAGACCGTCGAGCAGACCGAGGAGTTCGGCGCGACCCGCGCGATCGACTACGAGTCCGAGGACTTCGCCGACGTCGTCGAATCGGAGTTCGACGAACCGGTCGACCTCGTCTTCGACACCGTCGGCGGGGGGACGCTGGCCGAGAGCACCGGCGTCGTGCGGCCTCACGGCCGGCTGATCACCATCCTCGAACCCGAAGGCGAGTGGGGGTCGGCGTACCAGAAGAACCTCGACGTTCGCATGCTGTTCCTCGAGCGCGACCGCCGACCGCTCGACGCGCTCCGGCGACTCGCCGAGCGCGGTCACCTCGAGCCGGTGATCGACTCGGTGCTCCCGTTGGCGGAGGTCGCGAAGGCCCACGAGATGGTCGAGGAGGGCGGACTCACCGGAAAGGTGGTGCTGGACGTCGTCGGTGAGTAG
- a CDS encoding aspartate aminotransferase family protein, producing the protein MDDRTDRLVSRARAVIPGGAQTGLRAQAYDLGDVAFEAADGATLATVAGETLTDYHLAFGPILLGHGREEVDTAAKEAIDRGVLYGAATTDLEVEVAERLVDLLPSVEMVNFCNSGSEATYHAIRLARAHTGNEKLLKFEGCYHGWHDYVDVSVYPPAEEVAGRNTGGDASPELDPYPESDGMLSAAVDSTVVVPFNDPEAFRAAMERHGDDLAGVILEPVPHSVGCLRPTDAFLDALEAETDARDVPLVFDEVITGFRHSANGMQAELGVDPDLTCVAKAMGNGYPVAAVGGRADLLAQAGGDNESGVVISGTYSGSPMGLAAARETLGLVESEDVPARVGDLGDRYRAGLRDLLADRGIEGRVVGYGSIFSVQFGVTGRPRDYADVAGLDEERFREFAAGMRERGHFFTPNPYKRHHLSLAHTDDHLDAYLDDADEVLSGLSA; encoded by the coding sequence ATGGACGACCGCACCGACAGACTCGTCTCCCGGGCCCGGGCGGTCATCCCCGGCGGGGCCCAGACCGGCCTGCGGGCGCAGGCCTACGACCTCGGCGACGTCGCGTTCGAGGCCGCAGACGGGGCGACCCTCGCGACGGTCGCCGGCGAGACCCTCACCGACTACCACCTGGCGTTCGGGCCGATTCTCCTGGGCCACGGCCGCGAGGAGGTCGATACCGCAGCCAAGGAAGCCATCGACCGGGGGGTGCTCTACGGCGCCGCGACGACCGACCTCGAGGTCGAGGTGGCCGAGCGCCTCGTCGACCTGCTGCCGAGCGTCGAGATGGTCAACTTCTGCAACAGCGGCAGCGAGGCCACCTACCACGCCATCCGGCTCGCCCGCGCCCACACCGGCAACGAGAAGCTGCTGAAGTTCGAGGGGTGCTACCACGGCTGGCACGACTACGTGGACGTGAGCGTCTATCCGCCTGCGGAGGAAGTCGCCGGGCGAAACACCGGTGGCGACGCGAGCCCGGAACTCGACCCCTACCCCGAGTCCGACGGGATGCTCTCGGCCGCGGTCGACAGCACCGTGGTCGTGCCGTTCAACGACCCCGAGGCGTTCCGCGCGGCGATGGAGCGCCACGGCGACGACCTGGCGGGCGTCATCCTCGAACCCGTCCCGCACTCGGTGGGCTGCCTGCGGCCGACCGACGCGTTCCTCGATGCCCTCGAAGCAGAGACCGACGCCCGGGACGTCCCGCTCGTCTTCGACGAGGTCATCACCGGATTCCGCCACTCGGCCAACGGCATGCAGGCCGAGCTCGGCGTCGACCCCGACCTGACCTGCGTCGCGAAGGCGATGGGCAACGGCTACCCGGTCGCGGCGGTCGGCGGCCGGGCGGACCTGCTGGCGCAGGCCGGCGGCGACAACGAGTCGGGCGTCGTCATCAGCGGCACCTACTCGGGGAGCCCGATGGGCCTCGCGGCCGCCCGCGAGACGCTCGGCCTCGTCGAGTCCGAGGACGTCCCGGCGCGGGTCGGCGACCTCGGCGACCGATACCGGGCCGGACTCCGGGATCTGCTCGCCGACCGCGGCATCGAGGGGCGCGTGGTCGGCTACGGGAGCATCTTCAGCGTCCAGTTCGGCGTCACCGGCCGGCCCCGCGACTACGCGGACGTGGCCGGCCTCGACGAGGAGCGGTTCCGCGAGTTCGCGGCCGGGATGCGCGAGCGCGGCCACTTCTTCACCCCGAACCCCTACAAGCGTCACCACCTCTCGCTGGCCCACACCGACGACCACCTCGACGCGTACCTCGACGACGCCGACGAGGTGCTGTCGGGGCTATCGGCCTAG
- a CDS encoding OsmC family protein: MPTRQAETTWQGGKDGSGDFETESGQIAGTFRFPTRFEDEQGTNPEELIGAAHSGCFSMQLTAFLEEEGYEAERIHTEADVHLEKADGGGFEIPRIDLTLEAEVPDVDQDTFDELAQNAKENCPVSKALAGPEIALDATLQS; this comes from the coding sequence ATGCCCACGAGACAGGCCGAAACCACGTGGCAAGGCGGCAAAGACGGTAGCGGCGACTTCGAGACCGAGAGCGGCCAGATAGCGGGGACGTTCCGGTTCCCGACCCGCTTCGAGGACGAGCAGGGAACGAACCCCGAGGAGCTCATCGGCGCGGCCCATTCGGGCTGCTTCTCGATGCAGCTGACGGCGTTCCTCGAAGAGGAGGGCTACGAGGCCGAGCGCATCCACACGGAGGCCGACGTCCACCTCGAGAAGGCCGACGGCGGCGGGTTCGAGATCCCGCGCATCGACCTGACGCTGGAGGCGGAGGTACCCGACGTCGACCAGGACACTTTCGACGAACTCGCCCAGAACGCCAAGGAGAACTGTCCGGTCTCGAAGGCGCTGGCCGGTCCCGAGATCGCGCTCGACGCGACGCTCCAGAGCTGA
- a CDS encoding DUF120 domain-containing protein, translating to MSATRPRAVGYDELAALKLLALDGGLDGEVKVSCSGLADRLDASNQTASRRLQQLDEAGLVEREMVSDGQWVSVTEDGEWSLKREYEDYRRIFETPAGIDLTGVVTSGMGEGRHYISLPGYMEQFEDRLGYEPFLGTLNVELSDESVRARSAMEALDPVHIDGWEDDDRTYGPAVCYPAVVETRDGEVFERAHTIAPERTHHDEDQLEVIAPVKLREELGLEDGDHVTVHVEEKA from the coding sequence ATGTCAGCGACACGGCCGCGCGCCGTCGGCTACGACGAGCTCGCGGCGCTCAAGCTCCTCGCGCTCGACGGCGGGCTCGACGGGGAGGTCAAGGTCTCCTGCTCGGGGCTCGCCGACCGGCTCGACGCCTCCAACCAGACCGCCTCGCGGCGGCTCCAGCAGCTCGACGAGGCCGGGCTGGTCGAGCGCGAGATGGTCAGCGACGGCCAGTGGGTCTCCGTCACCGAGGACGGCGAGTGGTCGCTCAAGCGCGAGTACGAGGACTACCGCCGCATCTTCGAGACGCCCGCGGGGATCGACCTGACCGGCGTCGTCACCAGCGGAATGGGCGAGGGCCGCCACTACATCTCGCTGCCGGGCTACATGGAGCAGTTCGAGGACCGGCTGGGCTACGAGCCGTTCCTCGGCACGCTCAACGTCGAGCTCTCCGACGAGAGCGTCCGGGCCCGGTCGGCGATGGAGGCGCTCGACCCGGTCCACATCGACGGCTGGGAGGACGACGACCGGACCTACGGTCCGGCGGTCTGCTACCCCGCGGTGGTCGAGACCCGGGACGGAGAGGTGTTCGAGCGGGCCCACACCATCGCGCCCGAGCGCACCCACCACGACGAGGACCAACTGGAGGTCATCGCGCCCGTCAAGCTCCGCGAGGAACTGGGGCTCGAGGACGGCGACCACGTGACCGTCCACGTCGAGGAGAAAGCATGA
- a CDS encoding ABC transporter permease, producing the protein MATETGSTTEEARETASPSRLLDHERKEWLLSRGLWLVAGALLVFLWIPLAVMMFLSFAVNASTIFPFRGFTLDHYAATFADGTLMFALWNSVQIATLSAAIATVLGVLASFALARYDFPFKELYRTFGILPMVIPGVVLGIALLIYFRTLLGIVPGFLTVVLTHSVYGFPFVLLMVTSRLYTFDESLEEAARDLGADPLTVFRDITLPIVAPAIGAGFLFAWIRSFEDFIRVYFVKGTMDVLTTSMYSMIKYGTAPKMNAISSFIVFVIAAVLAVAMNVGNVAGMVAGTEEDS; encoded by the coding sequence ATGGCGACCGAGACCGGCTCCACGACCGAGGAGGCCCGCGAGACCGCGAGCCCGTCGCGCCTGCTGGACCACGAGCGCAAGGAGTGGCTGCTGAGCCGCGGCCTCTGGCTGGTCGCGGGCGCGCTGCTGGTGTTCCTGTGGATACCGCTCGCGGTGATGATGTTCCTCTCGTTCGCTGTCAACGCGAGCACCATCTTCCCGTTCCGGGGGTTCACGCTCGACCACTACGCTGCGACGTTCGCCGACGGCACCCTGATGTTCGCGCTCTGGAACAGCGTCCAGATCGCGACGCTGTCGGCGGCCATCGCGACCGTGCTGGGGGTGCTGGCGAGCTTCGCGCTCGCCCGGTACGACTTCCCGTTCAAGGAGCTCTACCGGACGTTCGGCATCCTGCCGATGGTGATCCCGGGCGTGGTGCTGGGCATCGCGCTGCTCATCTACTTCCGCACGCTGCTCGGCATCGTTCCCGGGTTCCTGACCGTGGTGCTGACCCACAGCGTGTACGGCTTCCCGTTCGTGCTCCTGATGGTCACGTCGCGACTCTACACGTTCGACGAGTCGCTGGAGGAGGCGGCCCGCGACCTCGGTGCGGACCCCCTCACCGTGTTCCGGGACATCACGCTACCCATCGTGGCGCCCGCCATCGGCGCGGGCTTCCTGTTCGCCTGGATCCGCTCGTTCGAGGACTTCATCCGGGTCTACTTCGTGAAGGGCACGATGGACGTGCTGACGACCTCGATGTACTCGATGATCAAGTACGGCACCGCCCCGAAGATGAACGCCATCTCCTCGTTCATCGTCTTCGTCATCGCCGCGGTGCTCGCGGTCGCGATGAACGTCGGCAACGTCGCCGGCATGGTCGCCGGCACCGAAGAAGACTCGTAG
- a CDS encoding ABC transporter permease gives MSVDSPRRSETLRQRFVGAFASRGTRLSITAGPGLVWLALLLLAPLTFMVTVSFLNVNDAYQIVWQPSLENYARLGADQGAFWNSAFFESLFLSYFIAAVTTVLCLVLAFPLAYLLARRGGTTFKVVIFLVLLPFFTMYLVRAYSWYLMFGQSGVINSALLRLGLVSEPVGLLSYGVPAIIVGLTHAYFPYMLLSLYASLEGLDFSLVEAARDLGASRVDALKDVILPLVLPGMISGSLFVFVPALGAFITPRFLGQGKVLMIGQLIESRINSLYAIGYGSAASMFIVLSIVVAFVVAFRYVSIEDLGGV, from the coding sequence ATGTCCGTAGACTCACCACGTCGGTCGGAGACGCTTCGCCAGCGGTTCGTCGGCGCGTTCGCCTCGCGGGGGACGCGGCTGTCGATCACCGCCGGACCGGGGCTGGTCTGGCTGGCGCTGCTGCTGCTCGCACCGCTCACGTTCATGGTGACGGTCAGCTTCCTGAACGTCAACGACGCCTACCAGATCGTCTGGCAGCCGTCGCTGGAGAACTACGCCCGGCTCGGCGCCGACCAGGGCGCGTTCTGGAACAGCGCGTTCTTCGAGTCGCTGTTCCTGTCGTACTTCATCGCGGCGGTGACGACGGTGCTGTGCCTGGTGCTGGCGTTTCCGCTGGCGTACCTGCTGGCCCGGCGGGGCGGGACCACGTTCAAGGTGGTCATCTTCCTGGTGCTGCTGCCGTTCTTCACCATGTACCTGGTGCGGGCCTACTCGTGGTACCTCATGTTCGGCCAGAGCGGCGTCATCAACAGCGCGCTGCTACGGCTCGGGCTGGTGAGCGAACCCGTCGGCCTGCTCAGCTACGGGGTGCCGGCGATCATCGTGGGGCTGACCCACGCGTACTTCCCGTACATGCTGCTGTCGCTGTACGCCAGCCTCGAGGGACTGGACTTCTCGCTGGTCGAGGCGGCGCGCGACCTGGGCGCCAGCCGGGTCGACGCGCTGAAGGACGTCATCCTCCCGCTGGTCCTCCCCGGGATGATCAGCGGGAGCCTGTTCGTGTTCGTGCCCGCGCTGGGCGCGTTCATCACGCCGCGGTTCCTCGGTCAGGGGAAGGTGCTGATGATCGGCCAGCTCATCGAGAGCCGAATCAACTCGCTGTACGCCATCGGCTACGGCAGCGCCGCGTCGATGTTCATCGTCCTCAGCATCGTCGTCGCGTTCGTGGTCGCGTTCCGGTACGTCAGCATCGAGGACCTGGGAGGCGTCTGA